A window of the Capricornis sumatraensis isolate serow.1 chromosome 9, serow.2, whole genome shotgun sequence genome harbors these coding sequences:
- the LOC138085616 gene encoding olfactory receptor 7A17-like — protein sequence MAIGNLTGVSQFLLLGVSEELKLQHFIFGLFFSMYLITVFGNLLIILAVSSDSHLHTPMYFFLSNLSFVDICFTSTTIPKMLWNIQTQSKVITYEGCITQVYFFTLFAGLDILLLTVMAYDRFMAICHPLHYMVTMNPQICGLLVLVSWVISVLHSLLESLNLLRLSLSTFLEIPHFFCELNQMIQLASSDTFLNNVVMYSGAVLLAGGSLTCILYSYSGIVSSIGRISSSQGKYKAFSTCASHLSIVSLFYCTGLGVYLSSASTHSFHSSATASVMYTVVTPMLNPFIYSLRNKDLKKGLKKLFGKIIIKGPIGIELQSPSSTIQTSAQRTTSQSSHAGESKSPKDTAETGHRE from the exons ATGGCAATAGGAAACCTAACAGGAGTTTCACAATTTCTTCTTCTGGGAGTCTCAGAGGAATTAAAATTGCAACACTTCATATTTggtcttttcttctccatgtacCTGATCACTGTGTTTGGAAACCTGCTCATCATCCTGGCCGTCAGCTCAGACTctcacctccacacccccatgtacttcttcctctccaacctgtCCTTTGTAGACATCTgcttcacctccaccaccatcccaAAGATGCTGTGGAACATCCAGACACAGAGCAAAGTCATAACCTATGAAGGCTGCATCACCCAGGTGTATTTTTTCACACTCTTTGCAGGACTTGACATCTTGCTCCTAACAGTGATGGCCTATGATCGCTTCATGGCCATCTGCCACCCTCTGCACTACATGGTCACCATGAACCCCCAGATCTGTGGACTGCTGGTGCTGGTGTCCTGGGTCATCAGTGTCCTGCATTCTCTGTTAGAAAgcttaaatttgttgagactgTCATTGTCTACCTTCTTAGAAATCCCCCACTTTTTCTGTGAACTCAATCAGATGATCCAACTTGCCAGTTCTGACACCTTTCTCAATAATGTGGTGATGTATTCTGGAGCTGTGTTGCTGGCCGGGGGTTCCCTCACGTGTATTCTTTACTCTTACTCTGGGATAGTTTCTTCCATAGGCAGAATCTCATCATCTCAGGGGAAGTATAAAGCATTTTCCACCTGTGCATCTCACCTCTCAATAGTCTCCTTATTTTATTGCACAGGTTTAGGAGTGTACCTCAGCTCTGCTAGTACCCACAGCTTCCACTCAAGTGCAACAGCCTCGGTGATGTACACTGTGGTCacacccatgctgaaccccttcaTCTATAGTCTGAGAAACAAAGACTTAAAGAAGGGTCTGAAAAAACTCTTTGGAAAGATAATCATAAAAGGTCCTATTGGCATAG AGCTTCAGTCTCCATCATCAACCATCCAGACTTCTGCCCAGAGAACTACCTCTCAGAGTTCCCATGCTGGTGAGTCCAAGAGCCCAAAAGACACTGCAGAAACAGGTCATAGAGAATGA